The genomic DNA CTGCAAAGACCATCACTAATCCCAGTCCCCCAAACAAAGCGTATTGTTGATTTTTCTTAGCCGAGATCTCTGCTTTCTGTCTGGCGAGCTCGGCATTTTTAATTTCTGATTCTTTTGCGTGTGCAACGGAATCGGCAGCTGCTTGTTTTTCGTATTCGTATTTAAGTTGTGATTTGATGGAAGCTTTGCGGGAAAATTCATTATTGATGCTGTCGCGCATTTGTATGAATAATTCATAATTCTCTAAGGCGAGTTTGTAATTGCTGGTTGCTTTATAAATTTCACATAAATTTTTGGCAGCCCCACTAATATATTCAGGGTATCCGATTTTCTTGCTCATTTGCAGGGCTTTTGTAGTAACCTCATTAGCTTTACTATATTTCTTTTGTGCCAAATAAATAGACCCCAGCCAATTAAGAGATTGGGCTATACCGGCTTCATCTTTAATCGTTTCTCTAAGAACAAGGCTTTCTGTATGCGAATTTAAAGAGGCTTCGAGATCGTGTTGTTTGAAGTATAAGCTCCCCAAGTTCTGAAGACAATAGGCCTGAATGTACAGGTTATTAATTTGACGCGCTATTTCTAAACTTTTGATATAGTAATTTAGAGCCAATTCGTTTTTGTTAACCTCGGAATATAAACTTCCAATATTGATGAGCGTTACAGCCCCTTCTTTTTTTAATCCATGTTGCAATTGAATTTTTAGAGCGCTATTATAATATTTCATAGCTTCCAAAGTGTCTTTTTGATCTGCATATAAACTACCCAGGTTGGTTAAGGATCCTGAGAGATTCTTAAAATCTTTGTTTTTTTCCTCCACTTTAATGCATTCCCTAAATAATTCAACAGCCTTTGGTATGTTACCCTGATTCAAGTATACATAGCCGATATTGTTTAATGAATTGATTATACCTGCTGTATTTTTTATTTCTTTTCCCAGTTTAAGAGATTCTTTAAAATAATTTAATGCTTTTGAGGACAACCCTTGCCTTTCTAAAATATTTCCAATAATTAATAACGTAGAAATCATTCCGATTTTATCGTCAATGAATTCCCGTCTTTCTAAATTTTCTTTGAAATACTGAAGCGCTTTTTCAAAATTATTTAATTT from Sphingobacteriaceae bacterium includes the following:
- a CDS encoding tetratricopeptide repeat protein translates to MVRQLIYLWLFFVTSSVVENCFAQTPQSDSLKLALKNTDHDTMRCKIISAMIEAEENDSIWIGYNRKLLNIAETHLNSESISNKQSNFYKMYFGESLYNKGFYLSERGDYSAAIKYYTESLAIYKELNDNFKIIASIHDLALTYQKLNNFEKALQYFKENLERREFIDDKIGMISTLLIIGNILERQGLSSKALNYFKESLKLGKEIKNTAGIINSLNNIGYVYLNQGNIPKAVELFRECIKVEEKNKDFKNLSGSLTNLGSLYADQKDTLEAMKYYNSALKIQLQHGLKKEGAVTLINIGSLYSEVNKNELALNYYIKSLEIARQINNLYIQAYCLQNLGSLYFKQHDLEASLNSHTESLVLRETIKDEAGIAQSLNWLGSIYLAQKKYSKANEVTTKALQMSKKIGYPEYISGAAKNLCEIYKATSNYKLALENYELFIQMRDSINNEFSRKASIKSQLKYEYEKQAAADSVAHAKESEIKNAELARQKAEISAKKNQQYALFGGLGLVMVFAGFMFNRFKVTQKQKGIIESQKEIVEEQKKLVEEKQKEVLDSIKYARRIQMALIPSDKWVETNLNRLKK